From the Malaclemys terrapin pileata isolate rMalTer1 chromosome 11, rMalTer1.hap1, whole genome shotgun sequence genome, the window ggtggttaAACAGGGGTTGCAGTGGCAGTCTCTCCAGCTGAcattcctgaacctccaccagacgcggGATCATGTCCGTTTGTTCCCGCagtagccccagcgttgcatcctgcctcctctgatcttcctgccgccacctctcctcacgttcactggccgCTTTCCTGTTCTGTGCTATTGCGTCCCTCCAcactttctgctgagctctttcagtgcgggacagcctgcatgagctcagagaacatttcatcgcatGTGCGTGTTTTtttgccgccttatctgagatagcctttgggacggaggagggaggcttgaaacatttgcagctgcaggaggaaaaaaagggagagaagatacattttacagaacaatgggtacactctttcacggtgaacaacactattcacattacatagtacatgtgatttcagtacaaggtcattttttgcatcttatattgagtgcctgcggctttggtgttagagatcaaacacgccgggcaacagaattcagcttgcaggcagccatggtaagccatagtctttcggcttctgcaaccttcataacagcagcgccctcctttcccataccaagcaaaacCCGTTGTTGTCCATTTAGGGCTGCGGTTTTtgtgttaacgtgcagcagcagaaaccaaacgaaccccctccccccacatccttttctctgggatGACCGCtttaaccctccccccaccgcaacgtgtggctggtatcagggaagatccctgctagccaaacatgaACAGCTCAGCATGAAGCCCCCCCCATCCTTTTCTCTGCGATGATCGCTTTAACCCTTCCCCAACCGTGTggttggtatcagggaagatccctgctagccaaacgcgaacgGCTCAGCGCCAATGCCTTCGCCCCCCTCACTGCTTGGCTAACTGTGgggaggatttcttttcagccacaggtaaacagcccagtaggaacagccacctatgaatgtccccttaattaaattcccgtattttaaccaggttaccatgaacgatatcactctcctgaggataacacagagaaataaagaacggatgttgcttgaatgccaacaaacaccgggaccatatgctgccaggctttgtcatgcaatgataccagattacttgctactagcatggcgtggtaaggtgtcctaccatggaggacggactaaggctgctctccccagaaaccttctgcaaaggcttttagagtacctccagaagagcttcatggagatgtccctggaggatttccgcttcatccccagacacgtgaacagacttttccagtatcTGTACTGgtcacgaatgcatcccaagtcctcagggcaaattaatcattaaaaaacgcttgcttttaaaccatgttttatatttacaaaggtacactcaccagaggtcccttctacaGCTTCATGGTCTGGAAtaccaccttgggagggtatttcagtcagggtgagaaaaagatcctggctgtcggggagaatggtgtgctgtgtgctctcctcaacctcctcctcctcctcctcctcatcttccccgccTGCAAAATCCTTAGACATGGCAACTGAGAGTACTCCATCATCGGAGTCCACGGCCaagggtggggtagtggtggtggcctcCCCTAGAATTGcctgcagctcagcatagaagcagcatgtctggggctctgtcccggagcgtccgtttgattctttggctttctggtacgcttgtctcagctccttaaatttcacgcggcactgtgttgagtccctgttgtggcctctgtccctcatggccttggagattttttcaaatgttttggcattccgtcttttggaacggagttctgatagcacagattcatctccccatacagtgatcagatccagtacctcccgtacggtccatgctggagctctttttcgattctgggactgcatggtcacctgtgctgatgagctctgcattgtcacctgtgctgatcagctctccacgctgggcaaacaggaaaggaaattcaaaagtttgcggggcttttcctgtctacctggccagtgcatccaagttcagattgctgtccagagcagtcacaatggtgcactgtgggatagctcccagaggccaataccgtctaattgcatccacactaagcCTAATTCGAactggcaatgtcgatttcagcgctactcccctcgtcggggaggagtacagaaatcgattttaagagccctttatgtcgacaaaaatggctttgttgtgtggatgggtgcagggttaattcgatttaacgctgttaaagttgacctaaactcttagtgtagaccaggccttagtgtactTCACTACTGCCCTGAACAAGAAGGGAGCAATTGCATTTAATAATATGGTGGCAAAGGAGATTCTTATGGCACTCCACATGACAGCCCTTGGGGCAGAAGTGTGATTGCCCAACAATAACCTTTGGGATATCTCAGGAGTGATGCCCCTATAGTGTAGCCCAATCTACTATTTCCATGGACTATGGATGTGTCAGCCACCTTTCATAAGCCAGTATTGAAGACAGCTGATAGATCTGATAATGTCAGAATTCCTATTGATAAGGGTCAAGAAAGCTGGAAGCATCCAGCTACTCTGAGTACTCACCATAACatgttccataatcctgaccaaAAAGTAGAAAATTAGCTACTGGTTGATAGTTGCATAGACTATCAGTATCAAGAGACGCATTTAGGAGCAGAAGCCAAGGACATGCTTCCTTTAAACTACAGTAAAAGCAATTGAGAGCTAGCCATCCCTAAAGGGGGTATTGACACTATCCACCAGTAAAGGACCTCGTACTTTCTTTCTAGCCTTCATCCAGTGGGAATGACAAGGATCCAATGCACAGATTGTGACAAGAAGTTTTTCTTCTAAAACAGCCAGAATCTTTGTAAGTGACACCACCTGGAATTAAAGCAGAGATGATCTAGCATTTATTCATTCCACATAGTGCCCTGCCTCCAGGGACAGAACACAGCTCATTTCTAATCTGATTAATTTTATCATATTTTAAGGTATAACacaacccaatggctggaagctgaagttggGCAAAGTGAGACTGAATAATAAGGTGCagatttttgacagtgaggataattaaccattgaacaATTTTActaagggtcgtggtggattctccatcactgacagtttttgaaatcaagactggatgtttttcgggaagttctatggcctgtggtatacaggaggtcagactagattatcacaatggtccctatggccttggaatctattaatttgTGAATCAGAAATTTCCTCACAACACAATCATCAACAAAATGGAGACTGTCTCACTTAGCCAGGTTGTTCACCATCCAGAACAAATCTGTTGCTTGTGATTTTGGAGATGCCACAGTTCCACAGCATAAGAATTCAAAAATATCTTtataattcatagattttaaattcAGATGGAACTATTAtaatcatctagtttgacttcctgcaTTACACAGGCTATAGAATGTCACCTAATAATTCCTGCtatccagggtggataaaaatcaatgatttttttttaaatcagatttgatttaaattggatttttttataaaatgctttttgaggaaaaaacctagcTAAAGGTAGTTTTAAGTAAGATacgttatagctcaaagatatctcatcatggaatagggattataaattctaattctatagtatgagacaatatattcatgtaatgtttaagaaaagttttgtaactgAGTTCCAATAggtcatggattagggacccaattttacggggttccaggggcttctatacagattatttaggttaatctttctatctatctaatgggactcagtgctctgtctagaagataccatcagagatgcttagttttgcagttctcaaactgtggatttgtgtctccagagataacattcttgttaacagcaaaaatgttttaaaataaataaataatatatagaggtgagaaataagagACCtcaccctattgtccctctgcaaatttgtgtacacagagtcaatcccttaccacTTTCTTTAaactgcaaagtttcaaaaagttcaatgattgttgggggcggaatagatctagacaaggagaagaagtctggagataaatgtgagaagggagggacaggctgtagaaacaaaagtgaaactgtttgagcagcatattccagaagtcttgaggtctttctgagtgtagccttcattgattcattgatttccctagaagggaaaacctataatggcagcaggcaaTAAGAGAGAcctagtttgggaatattttaatgaagttcctctacctgtgggtaagacagtcatgcgtgcaaaatgcaaacagtgcaacaaagaaatgcaaggcctggttgcccgaatgaaacaacatcatgagaagtgttccttctcaggaggaagctaggttgaagatgatgaaaggaacatgtctgaacatgcaggatcttcaggttggtaaactttttgatttcatacttctttcttaaggactgcgtgtcttccttctggactattcttgaattctcttGTTTCAGCAAagaatatagttgttactctatggtattatcattttagatgcagttggaATAAAAAATAGAGCtaaaataggcagatcttccttttacaatttcacctttaaaagtagtactgagtgtcagtgaatgcaatgagtaatactaaatgagcagtatggtaacaataattaaataactgcattgacttattttgtttaggagaatccaccttcaagatcaccatcattttctatagtttcagagttatctgccaatgatagtgtttcagtcacatcatataTGTCACACAGCCACAGTATATCATGTGTAGCAAAAAGAtacatcatccagaaacaaccatagataagtttgtgataacaACCAGCAGATTACAGAAAAAGGTAATTGTTGAAAAAATTGctcagtttgtttatgcaacaaactttcctttctgtatgattgagaacccacacttcattaacatggttcagtcattaagacctggatacagtccacccaacagagcacatgtcgcaggcaaattgctggataaagtgtctgaaagagaaattgagcagtgtgcaaaaggtctagagggtgaaattgttaacctgagccttgatgggtggagcaatgtccacaatgatcatgttgtatgtgcttgtgtgacaacagaagaagggggtgtcttccttacagaaacaattgacacatcaggaaatgcacacacagcagaatatttacaagaagtagcagtaaaagctataagaAACTGTgggaaaaattcaaatgtctagtacgcagcttggtcacagacaatgctgcaaatatatccaagatgagaagaaatttagaagagagtcccaagctagtaacatacggttgcagtgctcatttgatgcacctcctagacaaagacttcagtgttccagaaataaaggttaATGTTATTGAAATTGCCAAATACTTTTGTATCAAcaactttgcagcagctgctctgaaaaatgtgggaggaaccaagctaactctcccacaagacatgcTATCGAACTccgtagtggactgttttgagcactatatcaagaactggcccaatctgatgacagtttgtgaacaaaatcgtgaaaaaatagatggcactgtcacagctaaagttctcaacattgggcttaagagaaatgatGAAcgcatgctgagtaccctgaagtctatttctgtagccttgaacaaaatgcagggaaatagctgtgttattgctgatgctgttgaaatttggaaggaactgaaatcttaaaaagagaaatatgcaatgacagaattaaattaaaagcattaaaaaaacaaatgggacaagcactatctccagctcattttcttgcaaatattctcaatactcagtaccagggtcaaactttaactgctgaagaagaggagttggatatgacatggacatccagcaatcatccctccataatgccaactataataaacttcagagctaagggtgaaccattcaagaaatatatgtttgctgatgatgttttaaagaaagtcacaccagtgaactggtggaagtcacttaacaCTTGGATTCAgggactgttgaagtgataatctcacttttaacaacagtagcttcttctgccagtgtagaaagaatattttcttcctttggactaattcactccaaattgagaaatcgtttgggacctgaaaaagcaggaaaccttgtttttcttttccagattatgaacaaacaggaaaatgaaggtgaagacgactgagttagctgcagaagccaatattttaagtttctcatgttgacctggctgacatagttgatttaatttttgtttttttttaaatgtttcatttaactattttagttaaaaacaattttaacaaaaacaaacctgattttaaaaaacttgaatatttaactaaaaattcaaaatttaatATGCTTGTTTCATTAAAAtagtatatgtttgctgttgaagaaaaaaatccagaatacataacgttgttgttttagttaaataaaacaatttaaatgtctgtctggtgatgttctcctcctaatacagcttggcaagaaaatccttcaaatattaatgattaacctgttgaattggagataattcacctcccaatgacttcataaatatctgcttcaattacctttggtaaatgaaataaccaaacaatcattcgttttctgatatagctgtaaaactaatctgaaaagttttcaaaataaatcacttgaaaacgtatagtgtgtaccttctaaaaatgaaacctacatctatctctgagttgtgaagaatatgtattaaggttgtaacaaccaacaagaatgcacttttatgtagaaatccatgattaaattgagtcctCCTGACTGGTGACTTAAATAAATCCACTCTGCTGCTATCATGGCCATAACGTCTGATTTAgctagaatatatattttttaaaatacatccaatcttgatttaaaaattcagtggaGAAACAGTagattgtttcaatggttaataaATGTCACTATTAAACATTTCTACACTATATTTAGTTTGAATTTGATGCAATCAGCCTCTTCAAAAATTTCAGCCACCTGTGCTGTATCTATTCTTCCAATTTCTTCATCTGTCACAGGTCCCCTGTAAACCACAGTGACCTATGAGGACAAAACTAGGGAGAAAGATGTCTAGAAACCACTCTCCCAACAGTTGATGACAAAAGATGATAAAATTATACTACACCTATTATTTTCCCTCAGATCCCTTGGGAAACAACTTGAATATGCAACCCCCTGGAATAATAATTCCTATTTGTGACCATGAAATTCTGACCCAACACAAAAATTTTATCATTTTCataagtggttctcaaacattttccatttgcAATCCAAAaaccacctgttgtctcttgccaTTTACTCACCCATCCTACAATCCTCTCCTCTTGGACTGGGTGAGATGCAAGAAGAAACCAAAGGGTTGTAAGCTTAGTgaactgcagcaaaaaaaaaaaaaaaaaaaaaacctgtctgaTTTTGTGTGTTTGTGAATGTTGGTGGGATTTTTCCTGGGGTGCATGGCTTCTTTGTGTAGCTTTTGGAGACGCTTGGTGCTGGTTGTGGGGCTAGCAGACTTTCTGGGTGAAGGCGCATCCCCACGCACTGAGTGGAAAGCTGAGCAGGGAGTGTTGAGAAGCTTTCTCTGGATTGGGTAGGAGGCTGACTTCTAGTGACCATGGGATTTTGCTGCTTTTTTATTCCATCAGAGTATGAGCCAGTGATCAACCCCTTGTGACCTGCTTGCTAGTCATACCAGCCAGTTAGGAAGTCCTGATCTCTGTGGGTTTTAGACACTGAACATTATCACGCTCAGTGCCTCGTAATACAGCACTGAGGAACTTTATGAGATCACCCACCAACATCACAATGCAACGGAGCAGTCTCCAATCCAGAACTTGTTCAATCCTAACTTCATCCTGGGACTCACATACTAgtagtctcacaatatttggggcAGGAGACCTGAGCATATTTCAGTTTACTAAGGAGACTGGCAACAATTCTGGATATCTGACATGCCCCTCCAAAATCAAACCAAATCAGCCAGAAGGGCAGTTCACTTCTGCCAGCTTTGGAAGATGTACCAGCCATAACCTCTAGGTGTATTTATGCAAAACCACTTAAATTAACTAGTAACTAAACTGGCAGTGTCAACTAACAAGACCTCAGAAAACCTAACACAAAACCCCAAAGCCTTGGTCTGAGCTGCTCCTGAGACAAAAACCTGTGTAAATACATAGTCATCGCAGTGTGAACTGAAGGTCATTAAATTCAGGATTTGTCAGACCGATGAGATGGAGAAAGTTTAAGAGAAAAGGACCTTTTGCTAAAAATGTCTGCTTCCTAATTGCATAAATGTGGGGACACCAAAGCTGATCCCAGTTGAGCCAAACTGACTACTTGACCCAAAGCTTGTGCAGAATATGAAGTACAGATATAATAAATTCCATTGGAGATATGCCACTTAAACAGGAATATTAGAAACAGTTTGAGTTTGTTGGTCTCTAAAAATTTCACATTTTCTCTAAATTGACTCAGAAGTCCATTGATTTATCTGATAGCGGAATGGAAAAATCAGAGGTTACCAGCTGCAGAAAAGTGGTAgtgcagatttttgttttgttttgctgaaacAGTCCTTTTCCAAAACTCTTTATTCCAGAAAGAACTACCTAATTCACCTGTATTACTTCAAATGGTTAACCTAAGGCTACACTTCTAATTAGATAGTCAATCCTCTGAAGCAAAACCACCTCGGGGTTGGTATTTTGTTTTTAGCACTACTTGGTATAAATGAATCTGTCCTGCTTAAGAAACTCTCTGATCATTCTGTAATGTAATAcctttcagagtagtagccgcaaaaagaacaggagtacttgtggcaccttagagactaacaaataaattatgctcaaataaatttgttagtctctaaggtgccacaagtactcctgttctttttcagtAATACCCTGCAGCTGGAAATCAACTTCCATCCTCCAGCTCATTGACAAACAGGGACCCGCTATCGccctacaacccccccccccccccccgaacacccAACACGACAAATCAACATGCCTGGCTCGTGCCCCTTGTTCACCAAACCCTACTTGAATCTCTTCCCACTGCCCAGCCTTGGTGTAAGGGGattgttgcccccttactaacactcagtgggggtgttttggttgctagctcccagcactaaaaggggaagagtcgatggcaaatcaggagcctgagactgacagtccccaggaacaatggggagaggccaatgctccagctcagcctgattgacagtgcgggcaggctaatcagagaatcaggaggccggggggtcccatcctccctgtgaactggaattgcctgggtcagacagagtggggccgagctaaggagagagcaggggcccgagctgagctggggagcagagctgcagccccaaagccagagcacagcccagagagagcagacctgtcctgggggcagagctgtagcaaccagagccagaggggccagacaagcatccaggaagcaggtcagagctgggagcagtcacagaagcagcctgcagagcagacatgtcctgggagcagagctttagcaaccagagccagagcggccagagaagcagcccagggagctgaaggcagagcagcagcagcagccgtgctgaggcagagtggagctggagctggggctggagctggagccgtccggagctgggtgcggtgagcagctggggagtgtgagggggaccctgggcccagtgcagggcgacgcctcagccaagaggctctgcaggccagacttggagggggatcataaccccgatcGGGCAGGGGCGATGCTggaaaaaagggtcctgccacctagagcctgagagcgtgtggccaccgccagagcaagtgtccaacccgcagcgtctctgcaggaCAGCccgggcctgagaaggagcctgggacctacaaggaacagactgtgaactgccctgacgttccagagacactgtttgtgatgttccctgccacagagcagggtgatgtgttttcctttaacctttccccttttttcttatttttttaaaattaattgttaattaaacaacttgtatttgctttaaattgtatgaaatgatcagtgggtcagggaggtgccaaTTGTAAAGAgagtaccctggagtggggacactctagcccctgtcctgggtgaccacagcagggttgagggtcgagccccccaggaatcctg encodes:
- the LOC128845444 gene encoding zinc finger and SCAN domain-containing protein 29-like, translated to MQSSSAQVTMQSQNRKRAPAWTVREVLDLITVWGDESVLSELRSKRRNAKTFEKISKAMRDRGHNRDSTQCRVKFKELRQAYQKAKESNGRSGTEPQTCCFYAELQAILGEATTTTPPLAVDSDDGVLSVAMSKDFAGGEDEEEEEEEVEESTQHTILPDSQDLFLTLTEIPSQGGIPDHEAVEGTSAANVSSLPPPSQRLSQIRRQKNTHMR